The following are from one region of the Denitrobacterium detoxificans genome:
- a CDS encoding zinc-binding dehydrogenase produces MHIPKTMSALKIDRVTPGSEARLTEIPVPEVKPGWALVQIRAFGLNNAERLVRLEEMGEPWIAPSVVPGIECAGVVTNPGDTDLEADQRVVACMGGMGREFDGSYAEYALLPRKNIMRVPDHIDWPWAELGAFPETYLTAWGSLFECLQLELGDTLLVRGATCGLGYAAVQLAKALRVKVMATTHRTTKLELLRQAGANEAILDEGHLAGKAMGANKVLDLVGPRDLRDTLRTVEHGGIVCSTGILGGVYALNDFDPIKDIPNGVYLTGYFSNYPTQELFDALFAFMGDHNLRPLYNTAFPFTDLPSALAQQDAGTGGKIVIVHD; encoded by the coding sequence ATGCACATCCCCAAGACCATGAGCGCGCTCAAAATCGACCGCGTGACACCTGGCAGCGAAGCACGCCTAACGGAGATACCCGTACCCGAGGTCAAACCCGGATGGGCGCTCGTGCAAATAAGGGCATTCGGCCTGAACAACGCTGAACGACTTGTCCGCCTGGAGGAAATGGGCGAACCATGGATTGCGCCTTCGGTCGTCCCCGGCATCGAATGCGCTGGCGTGGTGACAAACCCCGGCGACACCGACCTTGAAGCAGATCAGCGCGTGGTGGCATGCATGGGCGGCATGGGCCGCGAATTCGACGGATCGTACGCCGAGTACGCCCTGCTCCCCCGCAAGAACATCATGCGCGTCCCCGACCATATCGACTGGCCGTGGGCGGAACTCGGAGCATTCCCCGAAACGTATCTAACCGCTTGGGGATCGCTATTCGAATGCCTGCAGCTGGAACTGGGCGATACGCTCCTCGTACGCGGCGCGACATGCGGGCTGGGGTACGCCGCAGTCCAGCTAGCCAAGGCCCTGCGCGTAAAGGTAATGGCCACGACGCACCGCACTACAAAGTTGGAACTGCTACGCCAAGCAGGAGCTAACGAAGCCATACTCGACGAAGGCCATCTAGCCGGCAAGGCAATGGGCGCGAACAAGGTGCTCGACCTGGTGGGGCCACGAGACCTCCGCGATACGCTACGCACCGTGGAACATGGCGGCATCGTATGCTCGACGGGCATACTCGGTGGCGTTTATGCATTGAACGATTTCGACCCCATCAAGGACATCCCCAACGGCGTCTACCTAACAGGCTACTTCAGCAACTACCCCACCCAAGAACTCTTCGACGCGCTGTTCGCCTTCATGGGCGACCACAACCTGCGCCCCCTCTACAACACCGCGTTCCCCTTCACCGACCTCCCCTCTGCCCTCGCCCAACAAGACGCCGGCACCGGCGGCAAAATCGTCATCGTGCACGACTAA
- a CDS encoding IMPACT family protein yields MEGYKTIEGRATAEIEAKKSRFIGQLAHVDSEEEALAFLEEIKAANRMARHNVYAYIIRAEDGGMPRVRYSDDGEPQKTAGMPTLQVLQGAELTNVVCVVTRYFGGTLLGTGGLVRAYTQATQEAVQTATIAVISSCVDIEVTIPYTLHDQLAHIAAAAGAKTVDTSYTSEVTVRLRMLNGTQEPLLQKLRELCRGQECFSVTEPFDASF; encoded by the coding sequence GTGGAAGGCTACAAGACCATAGAGGGGCGTGCCACGGCCGAAATCGAAGCGAAGAAAAGCCGCTTCATCGGCCAGCTCGCCCATGTCGACTCCGAAGAGGAAGCGCTCGCGTTCCTAGAGGAAATCAAGGCCGCCAATCGCATGGCGCGACACAACGTATACGCGTACATCATTCGCGCCGAGGACGGCGGTATGCCCCGCGTGCGCTATTCCGACGACGGAGAACCACAGAAAACCGCGGGTATGCCCACGCTGCAGGTGCTGCAAGGCGCCGAGCTCACAAACGTGGTATGCGTGGTCACGCGCTACTTCGGAGGCACGCTGCTGGGAACGGGCGGGCTCGTGCGCGCCTACACGCAGGCTACGCAGGAGGCCGTTCAGACCGCCACCATCGCCGTCATTTCCAGCTGCGTCGACATCGAAGTCACCATTCCCTACACGCTGCACGACCAGCTTGCGCACATCGCGGCAGCGGCGGGAGCAAAGACGGTCGACACCAGCTACACAAGCGAAGTCACCGTGCGCTTGCGCATGCTCAACGGCACGCAGGAGCCGCTGCTGCAGAAGCTCCGCGAGCTCTGCCGCGGGCAAGAATGCTTCAGCGTGACCGAACCCTTCGACGCCAGCTTCTAG
- the mscL gene encoding large conductance mechanosensitive channel protein MscL codes for MKKFIQEFKEFASQGNVMDMAVGIIIGGAFTSIVSSLVSDVVMPVISLVTGGIDYSAMKVTLGTGANAASINYGSFINAVITFLLVALVVFFLVKGIAKMKGIASKEEEEAPTTKTCPFCKEEVAIEATRCPHCTSELSE; via the coding sequence ATGAAGAAATTCATCCAGGAATTCAAGGAGTTCGCTTCTCAGGGCAATGTGATGGACATGGCCGTTGGCATCATCATCGGCGGCGCGTTCACCAGCATCGTCTCGTCGCTCGTTAGCGATGTCGTCATGCCCGTCATTTCGTTGGTTACCGGTGGCATCGATTATTCGGCCATGAAGGTTACCTTGGGCACGGGTGCCAATGCGGCTTCCATCAACTACGGCTCCTTCATCAATGCCGTTATTACGTTCCTGCTCGTTGCGCTGGTTGTGTTCTTCCTGGTGAAGGGCATAGCCAAGATGAAGGGCATCGCGAGCAAGGAAGAGGAAGAAGCCCCGACCACGAAGACGTGTCCCTTCTGCAAAGAAGAGGTGGCCATCGAAGCCACGCGCTGCCCGCATTGCACGAGCGAGCTTTCCGAGTAG
- a CDS encoding winged helix-turn-helix transcriptional regulator — MMLTVDELPDCPVATTLRLIGNKWKILIIQRLLDRAYRFNELCRSIDGLSEKVLTDNLKALERDGIITRTVYPEVPVRVEYALSPVGNSMRPIIASMQEWGLGYQETVRKSS; from the coding sequence ATGATGCTCACTGTAGACGAGCTTCCCGACTGCCCCGTTGCCACCACGCTGCGCCTCATCGGCAACAAATGGAAGATCCTCATCATTCAGCGCCTGCTCGATCGCGCCTATCGCTTCAACGAGCTGTGTCGTTCCATCGATGGTCTTTCCGAGAAAGTGCTTACCGACAATCTGAAGGCGCTCGAACGCGACGGCATCATTACGCGTACGGTATATCCCGAGGTCCCCGTGCGCGTCGAATACGCTCTTTCCCCTGTTGGCAACTCCATGCGCCCCATCATCGCGAGCATGCAGGAATGGGGCCTTGGCTATCAGGAGACCGTGCGCAAGAGTTCGTAA
- the acgM gene encoding radical SAM/SPASM domain protein, ACGX system, whose product MKPSFAIQWHITDECDQRCKHCYIFAEGACTHLESMPYSKVVSVFEQCVEMCEAFNREPYFYLTGGDPLLHPDFWRIAELLHNAGVRWAIMGNPFHLTPSVCARLKALGCRKYQLSLDGLERTHDDFRMPGSFACTLDAIDLLNEAGIWTAVMTTVSSANMDEIPDLIDLMAERNVSVYAFGRYCPTSGERRDEFHIEPLAYRDFLLRCQKRIDAHEAAGCATTFQRKDHLWTLLEWEQGRFRIPENAEPNGIYDGCHCATGHMTITPTGDVYGCRRMESLVGNVLEEHPRDIFLGDKMEALRDFDRFEKCAHCELLGWCRGCPAVAAGYTGNMYAPDPQCWKDLEDTPSTHVA is encoded by the coding sequence ATGAAACCAAGCTTCGCCATACAGTGGCACATAACCGACGAGTGCGACCAGCGCTGCAAGCACTGCTACATTTTCGCCGAGGGCGCATGCACCCACCTCGAGAGCATGCCCTACAGCAAAGTGGTGAGCGTATTCGAGCAGTGCGTTGAAATGTGCGAAGCATTCAACCGCGAGCCGTACTTCTACCTAACGGGCGGCGATCCGCTGCTGCATCCCGACTTTTGGCGCATCGCGGAACTGCTGCACAATGCAGGCGTGCGGTGGGCGATTATGGGAAACCCCTTCCATCTCACGCCCAGCGTTTGCGCTCGCCTGAAAGCCCTCGGGTGCCGTAAGTACCAGCTCTCGCTCGATGGCCTGGAACGCACACACGACGATTTCCGCATGCCGGGTTCGTTCGCGTGCACGCTCGACGCCATCGATTTGCTGAACGAGGCGGGCATTTGGACCGCCGTCATGACCACCGTATCGTCGGCGAACATGGACGAGATTCCCGACCTCATCGACCTCATGGCCGAGCGTAACGTAAGCGTATACGCATTCGGACGTTACTGCCCCACGTCGGGCGAGCGCCGCGACGAGTTCCACATCGAGCCTCTTGCGTACCGCGACTTCCTGCTGCGCTGCCAAAAACGCATCGACGCCCATGAAGCAGCCGGATGCGCCACCACGTTCCAACGCAAGGACCACCTATGGACGTTGCTGGAATGGGAGCAGGGACGCTTCCGCATTCCCGAAAACGCAGAACCGAACGGCATCTACGATGGATGCCACTGCGCAACGGGCCACATGACGATAACGCCCACCGGCGACGTATATGGATGTCGCCGCATGGAAAGCCTGGTCGGAAACGTACTAGAGGAGCATCCGCGCGACATCTTCCTAGGGGACAAGATGGAAGCGCTTCGCGATTTCGACCGCTTCGAGAAGTGCGCACACTGCGAACTGCTCGGCTGGTGCAGGGGCTGCCCCGCCGTAGCCGCTGGCTACACGGGCAACATGTACGCGCCCGACCCGCAATGCTGGAAGGACCTGGAAGATACTCCATCGACCCACGTTGCATAA
- a CDS encoding PD-(D/E)XK nuclease family protein, translating to MNSMYTIPTHLNDTPAQHRAAIIQSIRSAKAQGRRPVLLCASYAQQLSWQRTLAREGCGFGVAVTTLPAWVEELWMLHGDGSAIVGPLTRTFAMRQAAHEHVWSKNPTEGTLKLLERCAAEAMPYATTEGCVLSAEELHVAQTVIAYRALLRERNLIEASEACALLAQRDALGAYQPIVVDVAEEDLTHAQCQLLEAAGAAAQFHTAAQPGNEDRADELRSLLAMLYCRQKDDAAIAAQGHVRMAFPMGPTAELPLIGITIEQFAQQGTVIVACKSPAQAFDALAPALVESGISCSFADRMPFGATPMGRHLLNLAGLVNASDTDLLLAADYALNIFAGVNIVSAFRSDQSRRNNRLIQPTEVLSNLANNASESLQGVIGLLEEGRIDDAFDVLAAYAAPISAYGVGPATNSPAVLAKAREACREASSWGLSWQEAIRSLEGASIPTSRSTSEDTEATVRFISLEDCAQLPAASADTVIICNLCANVYPIKEPEDALSTLLRTWGCVRPATPLATMRRTYALACSVARETLVLERALHDGQTEELQPASVFEELVDCYRASLASDVDTNKKLRIPQSLVPFAAVRGEEALVANATNGALATEREADAPVIGEIDASARSFITLGQNRGQETSDLLALSPSQIESYLECPYQWFAKRRLKLDTLEESFSKVERGNFIHSTLEHFYARFQQTIAPKVTEETLEDARNLMQVVFEETAQHQFEKSPGKGRYVPITESERRARDAILPMLQDYLEYETMLLPSFTPQYYEWRYGDAEPFTYAGCTICGSVDRIDVDEQGRAFVIDYKSSLSKAYRLHEKPAKDEPAPTTFVLPHKMQALMYAKVVRDLLGLQVVGTLYLNPLTCEIQGAYDSRIIGLEELPFKKGADATCAQVPWCDVRTFDELINRSEQLVAQRIEELAQGVIHAQPICKDACKYCPVGNCTERLEKRSI from the coding sequence ATGAATTCCATGTACACCATACCCACCCATCTGAACGATACGCCGGCACAGCATCGCGCCGCGATCATTCAGTCCATCCGCAGCGCGAAAGCGCAAGGGCGGCGGCCCGTGCTTCTTTGCGCAAGCTACGCGCAACAGCTTTCCTGGCAACGCACGCTCGCGCGCGAGGGCTGCGGGTTCGGCGTCGCCGTCACCACGCTACCCGCATGGGTCGAAGAGCTCTGGATGCTCCATGGCGACGGCTCCGCCATCGTCGGCCCGCTTACGCGCACGTTCGCCATGAGGCAGGCAGCGCACGAGCACGTGTGGAGCAAGAACCCCACCGAGGGAACGCTCAAGCTCCTCGAGCGATGCGCCGCCGAGGCAATGCCCTACGCAACAACGGAAGGCTGCGTCCTTTCCGCCGAAGAGCTGCACGTTGCCCAAACGGTCATCGCCTACCGGGCGCTGCTACGCGAACGCAACCTCATCGAAGCAAGCGAAGCATGCGCACTCCTGGCCCAGCGCGACGCACTTGGTGCCTATCAGCCCATCGTCGTAGACGTTGCCGAAGAGGACCTCACGCACGCGCAATGCCAACTGCTCGAGGCAGCTGGCGCCGCGGCCCAGTTCCACACCGCCGCACAACCCGGCAACGAAGACCGCGCAGACGAGCTGCGCAGTCTGCTTGCCATGCTCTATTGCAGGCAGAAAGACGATGCCGCCATCGCAGCGCAAGGCCACGTGCGCATGGCCTTCCCCATGGGCCCCACTGCGGAACTGCCGCTCATCGGTATCACAATCGAGCAGTTCGCACAGCAGGGCACGGTGATCGTAGCGTGCAAGAGCCCCGCGCAAGCGTTCGACGCGCTTGCTCCCGCACTCGTCGAGTCGGGCATCAGCTGCTCGTTCGCCGACCGCATGCCCTTCGGCGCAACCCCCATGGGACGCCATCTGCTCAACCTGGCTGGCCTCGTGAACGCAAGCGATACCGACCTGCTGCTGGCCGCCGACTACGCACTCAACATCTTCGCGGGCGTCAACATCGTCTCGGCGTTCCGCTCCGACCAAAGTCGCAGGAACAACCGGCTCATCCAGCCTACCGAAGTGCTTAGCAACCTGGCCAACAACGCCAGCGAATCGCTTCAGGGAGTCATCGGCCTGCTCGAAGAAGGACGCATCGACGACGCGTTCGACGTACTTGCCGCCTACGCAGCTCCCATCAGCGCCTATGGCGTTGGACCCGCAACAAACTCCCCCGCCGTGCTCGCAAAGGCGCGCGAGGCATGCCGCGAAGCCAGCAGCTGGGGCCTTTCGTGGCAGGAAGCCATTCGCTCGCTGGAAGGCGCCTCCATTCCCACGTCGCGCTCCACAAGCGAAGATACGGAAGCCACCGTGCGCTTCATCTCGCTCGAAGACTGCGCCCAACTTCCCGCCGCCTCGGCAGACACCGTTATCATCTGCAATCTCTGCGCCAACGTGTACCCCATTAAGGAACCCGAAGACGCGCTCAGCACGCTGCTGCGCACGTGGGGTTGCGTACGTCCGGCCACACCGCTCGCTACCATGCGTCGCACGTACGCGCTTGCTTGTTCGGTGGCACGGGAAACGCTCGTGCTCGAACGCGCCCTGCACGATGGCCAGACCGAAGAGCTGCAACCCGCAAGCGTCTTCGAGGAGCTCGTCGATTGCTATCGGGCCAGCCTGGCAAGCGACGTCGACACGAACAAGAAGCTGCGCATTCCGCAATCGCTCGTACCATTCGCAGCGGTGCGCGGCGAGGAAGCCCTGGTGGCAAACGCCACGAACGGCGCCCTAGCCACCGAGCGGGAAGCCGACGCACCCGTGATCGGAGAAATCGATGCGAGCGCTCGCTCCTTCATCACCCTCGGGCAGAACCGCGGGCAGGAAACAAGCGACCTCCTGGCTCTTTCGCCCTCGCAAATCGAAAGCTACCTGGAATGCCCCTACCAGTGGTTCGCCAAGCGCCGCCTAAAACTCGACACGCTCGAAGAATCCTTTAGCAAGGTCGAACGCGGCAACTTCATCCATAGTACGCTGGAGCATTTTTATGCACGCTTCCAGCAGACCATCGCGCCCAAGGTCACTGAGGAAACGCTCGAGGACGCCCGCAACCTCATGCAGGTGGTCTTCGAGGAAACGGCGCAGCACCAGTTCGAAAAGAGCCCGGGCAAGGGCCGCTACGTGCCCATCACGGAATCGGAGCGCCGCGCACGCGACGCCATCCTGCCCATGCTGCAGGACTACTTGGAATACGAAACGATGCTGCTGCCCTCGTTCACGCCCCAGTACTACGAATGGCGATATGGCGATGCCGAGCCATTTACCTATGCCGGATGCACCATCTGCGGCAGTGTCGACCGAATCGACGTCGACGAGCAAGGGCGCGCATTCGTCATCGACTACAAGTCGTCTCTCTCCAAGGCATATCGCCTGCACGAGAAACCCGCGAAAGACGAACCGGCGCCAACCACATTCGTGCTGCCCCACAAGATGCAGGCACTCATGTATGCGAAGGTCGTGCGCGACCTGCTGGGCCTGCAGGTGGTAGGAACGCTGTACCTCAACCCGCTCACCTGCGAAATCCAAGGCGCCTACGACTCCCGCATCATTGGGCTCGAAGAGCTGCCCTTCAAGAAGGGCGCCGACGCCACTTGCGCGCAGGTACCCTGGTGCGATGTCCGCACCTTCGACGAGCTCATCAACCGCAGCGAGCAACTCGTTGCGCAACGCATAGAGGAATTGGCGCAGGGCGTGATCCACGCGCAGCCCATCTGCAAAGACGCCTGCAAGTACTGCCCCGTGGGCAACTGCACGGAACGCCTGGAGAAGCGGAGTATATAA
- a CDS encoding UvrD-helicase domain-containing protein: MTGYKPGQYNAITYLEGPLLICAGAGSGKTFTLTQRVAWSLLPGSGKDGKPFLDSIDQALIITYTNKAAGEIKDRVRQVLRKEGMVEEALKVDAAWISTIHSMCGRILREHALELGIDPAFKLVMGDEQARALEQAIETVLVRIREEGDTRFDALINEADIDNVRSMVGRVLNTAASQTKGLQAFDLGPKATDAGKLARELLGLCEDLQVAGTDKNKETAEKLADDLRDMLQSGEVSSSALADILDGVNKRGLGGKKATDLKDCIAECAGICKAEAQVPHMEALMLLATEVDEAYHDRLAAQAYIDTGDLIRTTLRAFREHPNIAKEYTERFRLIMVDEFQDTSQLQIDMIEQIAGPAKTHLCTVGDSQQSIYRFQGADVEVYLRHKQDMLGLSPVAAHREELGHNFRSHGDVLAFVRAVCGRKGYFTEDFLDLEAATEGRPWRGEGPRIEVMLTEYPSKGGKDFATQKEAELIAQRFRSLADAGHSPGEMVILMGATSAAGVYAQAVRDQGMECVITGGSKFFEGEHVRTCQRLLKVLANPHDTESLFVVLSSDVLPVSSTDLLYLATYKTEPQGTYIRQNLSKGLLYDDRAPMAQSPLMEHAGTVLRHAWDKLGVVEPGKLFLETVVESGWLSRLEAKGAEGRAQAADILKFARMVSDKASENGYDMARCAQAMSDAAQLGGEKPGALSTEESKAVRIMTVHSSKGLEFPIVAVVDCYETRDRGEKPAVLADEGTVFAAFSTSGIKSDEEDDFSIHDARNQLEHASAIKRINAEREYEEKKRLFYVAATRASAGLIVCMKHAITKEGTYKQVLGDILAGLCPGQPDFPASSCTLEYGGSEPLAFTRNRVYDPDKEETEEDTIESKEGAVEEPAPEQEEREETLVIPHFSFPPQPRTVAVSMHDDFFSYSSIAPEGSHGVVHAHEEEPAGEPAEPIEPTSSDQPASDADKATSFGSALHMACEWLALQESIPSEADITETLERFAAAWGVFDVERLRKAFTRWLRSDIKERSFAYAHHDPEVPFSAAIGERILEGEIDLLCYDDAASSALIVDYKTGGSQAETSAALHDKHLLQAQCYAYAALQAGFAQVEAHFVRVEQEDAARSGQPQEVVYSFEKSDFEELRAIIEQ, from the coding sequence ATGACTGGCTACAAACCAGGGCAGTACAACGCAATCACCTACCTCGAAGGCCCGCTGCTCATCTGCGCGGGCGCAGGCAGCGGCAAGACGTTCACGCTTACACAACGCGTGGCGTGGTCGCTCCTGCCTGGCTCGGGAAAAGACGGCAAACCCTTCCTCGATTCCATCGACCAGGCCCTCATCATCACCTACACCAACAAAGCCGCAGGTGAAATTAAGGACCGCGTGCGCCAGGTGCTGCGCAAGGAGGGCATGGTGGAGGAGGCCCTGAAGGTTGACGCCGCCTGGATCTCCACGATTCACAGCATGTGCGGGCGCATCCTGCGCGAGCACGCCCTGGAGCTGGGCATCGATCCGGCCTTCAAGCTCGTCATGGGCGACGAACAAGCACGCGCGCTTGAGCAGGCCATAGAGACCGTGCTCGTGCGCATACGCGAAGAAGGCGATACGCGCTTCGACGCGCTCATCAACGAAGCCGACATCGACAACGTGCGCAGCATGGTGGGCAGGGTTCTGAACACGGCCGCCAGCCAGACCAAGGGGCTCCAGGCGTTCGACCTGGGCCCGAAGGCCACCGACGCGGGCAAGCTCGCCCGCGAGCTGCTGGGGCTCTGCGAAGACCTGCAGGTTGCCGGCACCGACAAGAACAAGGAAACCGCCGAAAAGCTCGCCGACGACCTGCGCGATATGCTCCAATCCGGCGAGGTTTCGTCGAGCGCGCTTGCCGACATCCTGGATGGCGTAAACAAGCGCGGCCTGGGCGGCAAGAAGGCCACCGACCTCAAGGACTGCATTGCGGAATGCGCGGGCATCTGCAAGGCAGAAGCCCAGGTGCCGCACATGGAAGCGCTCATGCTTCTGGCCACCGAAGTCGATGAGGCGTATCACGACCGGCTCGCCGCGCAGGCGTACATCGACACGGGCGATCTCATCCGGACCACGCTGCGCGCGTTCCGCGAGCACCCCAATATCGCGAAGGAATACACCGAACGATTCCGCCTGATCATGGTGGACGAATTCCAAGACACGAGCCAGCTGCAGATCGACATGATCGAGCAAATCGCCGGCCCCGCCAAGACGCACCTGTGCACCGTAGGCGACTCGCAGCAGAGCATCTACCGCTTCCAAGGTGCCGACGTCGAAGTGTACCTGCGCCACAAGCAGGACATGCTGGGGCTTTCCCCCGTTGCCGCCCATCGCGAGGAGCTGGGGCACAACTTCCGCAGCCACGGCGATGTGCTTGCATTCGTGCGCGCCGTCTGCGGACGCAAGGGATACTTCACCGAAGACTTCCTCGACCTGGAGGCGGCAACCGAAGGCAGGCCGTGGAGGGGCGAAGGTCCGCGCATCGAGGTCATGCTCACCGAGTACCCCTCCAAAGGCGGGAAGGATTTCGCCACCCAAAAGGAAGCCGAGCTCATCGCGCAGCGCTTCAGGAGCCTCGCCGACGCAGGCCACAGCCCCGGAGAAATGGTCATCCTCATGGGGGCCACGTCCGCGGCGGGCGTCTACGCCCAGGCCGTGCGCGACCAGGGCATGGAATGCGTCATTACGGGCGGCTCGAAGTTCTTCGAAGGCGAACACGTGCGCACGTGCCAGCGCCTGCTGAAGGTACTGGCCAACCCGCATGACACGGAAAGCCTGTTCGTAGTGCTCAGCAGCGACGTCCTGCCCGTGTCCTCCACCGACCTTCTGTATCTGGCCACGTACAAGACCGAGCCGCAAGGCACCTACATCAGGCAGAACCTTTCCAAGGGCCTGCTCTACGATGACCGTGCGCCCATGGCACAGTCCCCGCTTATGGAGCATGCCGGAACGGTGCTGCGCCATGCCTGGGACAAGCTGGGCGTCGTGGAACCGGGCAAGCTCTTCCTGGAAACCGTCGTCGAATCCGGCTGGCTTTCGCGCCTGGAGGCAAAGGGCGCCGAAGGCCGTGCGCAAGCAGCCGACATCCTGAAGTTCGCGCGTATGGTCAGCGACAAGGCGAGCGAAAACGGCTACGACATGGCCCGCTGCGCGCAGGCCATGAGCGATGCCGCGCAGCTGGGAGGCGAAAAACCGGGAGCGCTTTCCACGGAAGAATCCAAGGCCGTGCGCATCATGACCGTGCATTCCTCGAAGGGCCTGGAATTCCCCATCGTTGCCGTCGTCGACTGCTACGAAACGCGCGATCGCGGGGAAAAGCCCGCGGTACTCGCCGACGAGGGCACCGTATTCGCAGCATTCTCCACGAGCGGCATCAAGTCCGACGAAGAGGACGATTTCAGCATCCACGACGCACGGAACCAGCTCGAGCACGCAAGCGCCATCAAGCGCATCAACGCGGAACGCGAATACGAGGAGAAGAAGCGCCTCTTCTACGTGGCCGCCACGCGTGCCAGCGCTGGCCTTATCGTGTGCATGAAGCACGCGATCACGAAAGAAGGCACGTACAAGCAGGTGCTGGGCGACATCCTGGCAGGCCTTTGCCCTGGCCAGCCCGACTTCCCCGCTTCCAGTTGCACCTTGGAATACGGCGGCAGCGAGCCGCTCGCATTCACGCGCAACCGGGTGTATGACCCCGACAAGGAAGAGACGGAAGAAGACACCATCGAGAGCAAAGAGGGTGCCGTGGAAGAACCCGCTCCTGAGCAGGAAGAGCGCGAGGAAACGCTCGTCATTCCGCACTTCTCGTTCCCACCCCAGCCCCGCACGGTAGCGGTGAGCATGCACGACGATTTCTTCTCGTACTCGTCCATCGCCCCGGAAGGTTCCCATGGCGTTGTGCATGCGCACGAAGAGGAACCCGCCGGCGAACCCGCAGAGCCCATCGAGCCCACAAGCAGCGACCAGCCCGCCAGCGATGCCGACAAGGCTACGTCGTTCGGGTCGGCGCTGCACATGGCCTGCGAATGGCTCGCCCTGCAGGAAAGCATTCCTTCAGAAGCGGACATAACCGAAACGCTTGAACGCTTCGCCGCAGCTTGGGGCGTTTTCGACGTCGAACGCCTACGCAAGGCCTTTACGCGCTGGCTACGCTCAGACATCAAGGAGCGCAGCTTCGCGTATGCACATCACGACCCCGAAGTACCCTTCAGTGCTGCCATTGGTGAGCGTATCCTGGAAGGCGAAATCGACCTGCTCTGCTACGACGATGCAGCCTCTAGCGCGCTTATCGTGGACTACAAGACGGGTGGCAGCCAGGCGGAAACGTCTGCAGCCCTGCACGACAAGCACCTGCTTCAGGCGCAATGCTACGCCTATGCCGCACTGCAGGCAGGGTTTGCCCAGGTAGAAGCTCACTTTGTACGCGTTGAGCAGGAAGATGCAGCTCGCTCGGGACAGCCTCAGGAAGTGGTGTACTCCTTCGAGAAATCCGATTTCGAAGAGCTTCGAGCGATCATCGAACAATAG
- a CDS encoding iron-containing alcohol dehydrogenase, with translation MENFEFVSPTHFVFGKAAEEKVGPMLAERGAKKVLLTFGGQSARKSGLIDRVEASLSAAGVEYVELGGVRANPEIGLVREGVAICKEQGIDWVLAVGGGSVIDSAKATALGACYDGDVWDFYETKQDPEGVLPIAVVLTIPAAGSEGSKNSVISNDELGRKTGYGRNEMRPKIAFMNPELTFTLPAYQTAAGITDMYCHLLERFFDDVGNVPVTDNLNMSLMKTIRAEAPRVLVDPENYDARANIMWAGMLCHQGLAGMGRHEDWATHGLEHELSALNTSITHGAGLAVMFPAWMEYVYSENPQRFIQYGAEVFGLVPTGDVDADAYNAIDATRAFFASLGMPTTLDELGVHEEDIEKMIPTLRANKGEVFGSFMKLTMDDAREIYKIALD, from the coding sequence ATGGAAAACTTCGAATTCGTCTCCCCCACCCATTTCGTCTTCGGCAAGGCCGCGGAAGAAAAGGTTGGCCCCATGCTGGCGGAGCGCGGCGCGAAGAAGGTGCTGCTCACGTTTGGCGGCCAAAGCGCTCGCAAGAGCGGCCTGATCGACCGCGTCGAGGCATCGCTTTCCGCAGCTGGCGTGGAGTACGTCGAACTGGGCGGCGTGCGCGCCAACCCGGAAATCGGGCTCGTGCGCGAAGGCGTTGCCATCTGCAAAGAACAGGGCATCGACTGGGTGCTCGCCGTGGGCGGCGGCTCGGTCATCGACTCCGCCAAGGCAACGGCGCTGGGTGCCTGCTACGACGGCGACGTGTGGGATTTCTACGAGACGAAGCAGGATCCGGAAGGCGTACTGCCCATCGCCGTGGTGCTCACCATTCCCGCCGCCGGAAGCGAAGGCTCCAAGAACAGCGTCATCAGCAACGACGAGCTGGGCCGCAAGACGGGCTACGGCCGCAACGAAATGCGCCCCAAGATCGCCTTCATGAACCCCGAGCTCACGTTCACGCTCCCCGCGTATCAGACGGCTGCGGGCATTACCGATATGTACTGCCACCTGCTGGAACGCTTCTTCGATGACGTGGGCAACGTGCCCGTCACCGACAACCTGAACATGTCGCTCATGAAGACCATTCGCGCCGAAGCGCCCCGCGTGCTGGTAGACCCGGAAAACTACGACGCCCGCGCGAACATCATGTGGGCTGGCATGCTGTGCCATCAGGGCCTTGCGGGCATGGGCCGTCACGAAGACTGGGCCACCCATGGCCTGGAGCATGAGCTTTCCGCGCTGAACACCAGCATCACGCATGGCGCTGGTCTGGCTGTAATGTTCCCCGCCTGGATGGAATACGTGTACAGCGAGAATCCGCAGCGCTTCATCCAGTACGGCGCCGAAGTGTTCGGCCTGGTACCCACGGGCGATGTCGACGCCGACGCCTACAACGCCATCGACGCCACGCGCGCGTTCTTCGCCAGCCTGGGCATGCCCACCACGCTCGATGAACTGGGCGTTCACGAGGAGGACATCGAGAAGATGATCCCCACGCTGCGCGCGAACAAGGGCGAGGTGTTCGGCAGCTTCATGAAGCTGACCATGGACGACGCCCGCGAGATCTACAAGATCGCGCTGGACTAG